A stretch of DNA from Campylobacter concisus:
ATATACGCTTAAAGCTAATCATCACATGCGTTATTAACTCGCCAATTAAGCTCATATCAAACATTGTTTTAAGTGTCGTAATAGGACTTGGTAAGATATAAGGTGTGAAAATTTCTAGCTCGCAAACGACCTGCCAGAGGGCAAAGATCACTAGGATCAAAACGCTCTTTTTTAAAATTTCTATCACAGCCCATCTCCATTGTGACAGCCATTTTCACAGTATAAAAGCTCGATGATCTGGTAGTTTTTAAGCTCGCTAAATTTATATGAAAATGCGTTTTGTATCTTTTCTTTACTACATAAACTTAGTGTTTTTATACCTAAATTTTCAAAAAATCCAGGTGGAATGGGACTTGATTCTATTTTGTTTATTTTTAAATTTATATCGTTTAACTCTTTAAAATTTTTCCATGTTAAAAATGTAGTTTGATCTAATTTTAAAGAATTTCCAAGCTCAGCCAAATTCTCACAAGGCGTTGTTATATAAAGCCACTCATCTTCTTTTAGCTTCGAGCTAAGTTCAATGGCGCTTTCAATTAAAATGGGATTTAAGCTTGAAATATTATTTGAAAATTCTTTGAAATTTGATCTTATAAAATTTACAGCTCTTGGACAGCGACTGTCTAAAACCATGCCTTTAGAGCATAAATTTTTATATGAATTTTTGACATCACAAACATGATCTCTTTCGCACTCTACTATGTTAAAGCCCTTATTTTGCAAAAGCTCTTTTAACGCAGAGAAGTCATACATATTTTTTACAACGGGATTTAGCCAAAGTAGCTTTCTCACGAGTTCTCCGTAATTTTAATAATAGAAATCAAGATTCTATCATTTAAAAATTTAAACCAAGTAAAAAGAGCCTCTTATGACTAAAATCACAAAAGATAGGCGGTACAAAAATATAAATTTATCCTACACTTTTATATCTAATTTCTGTTTTTGCTCCACTTTTTCCATTAGCTTTAGTATATCAACTCCGTTTTTCTCAAGCTGCATTAGCTCCTTAAGATAGGCAAATTTCTCATCTTTATTGATGTCGTAAGTAGTTAATTTCTCGCTTCGTCCGATCACTGAAGCATAGACTTTGTTGCCATCAAGTTTGTCCGTATTTTGCACATTATAAAGCGAGAGCACGCCCTCTACCACCTCTTTAAAATCCGCCCCGCTCTTCATGCCAGCTTTCATAAGCGCCAGAAATCTCTGTCTACTCTCTTCGTCAGTGAAATTTATATTTTGTAGCGTCTGATACTCAATTGGTGGCTTGTTAGTGCTAGTTAGCATGGAGATAGCCTTTTTGCCTATCGTAATGCTCTCCACGCCGACTCTTTCACCAAGATACTGCCTAAGTGCATAATCAATCCACTTATCTTTAAACTCATCTATGCTTAGGTCTTTATCAAGTATCTCAAACCCTTCCACGTGGCTCTTGTGACCAAGCCCAAGAAGTGTGTTATCAAGTTTTGATGTATACTCTTTTGCAAAGAGATCGACATCTGTTGGATAATATCCTATGATCTCTTCGTGAGCTCTGCCAAAGCCAAGTGCTTTAGTCTGGTTGATAAAATTTTTGAGATCATTTATCTCATCTTGGCTGACTTGTTTATCGTATCCCATGAGCTTGCCCCAGATGCTTATCTTGCCATTAGCAGCTATGCCCGAGAGCGAGAAATTGCTAGCAAATGTTAGATTCTCGCTATTTTTTTGAAATTTTATCGTATTTGTTTCATTTAAATTTATTGGCTCACCTCTAGTATCGGTATGACTTTTTTGCTCATCAACCAAACTACTAGATAAATTATTTAAAGAATTTTTGCCTATATTTGGTTTAGTATTATTAGTATCAAGTTCTTGTGCTATACTACTTTGCGAGCCAACATAAAAATTTGTGCCAACTCCATTTACACTACCTATCATCTCAAATCCTTTGAAATTTATTAGATGCCTGAAACAAATATCGTCTTTATAAAATAAAATTTTAGCATAGAGTTTAAAGGTAAAAATTTAAAATGTATAATTTTAGATTAAAAGACTTACAACTTTTAACTATGAAATTTATGGTTTTTGGTTAATAATTTTGGTAGATAATTAAAGAGATTTATAGCTTTCGAAACCTTTTAGAAGAAGGATTTTATTTTAAAAGTGGGGGTTTTATATAAAAAATAAAAAAGAGAGCCGAAGCTCTCTAAATAATTACTCAGCTACTAGCTCTATATAGGCCATCTCTGCCGCGTCGCCTCTGCGAACACGAGTCTTGATGATTCTTGTATAGCCACCATTACGCTCTTTAAATTTTGGAGCTACTTCAGTAACTAATTTATTTGTTGTTTCTTTATCTTGTAAAGAAGCAAATACTGCTCTGTGAGCGTTAGAGTCACCTTTTCTGGCTCTTGTAATTAGCTTCTCAACATAGCTTCTAAGCTCTTTTGCTTTTGGTAAAGTCGTCTCTATCTTTTCGCTTTTGATGATAGCTATCGCCAAATTTTTAAGCAATGCAGATCTATGAGATGACGTTCTACCAAGTTTGCGATATCCGTGTTTATGTCTCATCTATTGTCCTTTTATTCTTTTACACTCATTTGTGCTTTAAGCTCGGTTATTTTCTTTCTTAGTTGCTCTTTGCCATCTTTTAACACATCGGCACCAACTGGATAGCCTATCTCTTCCATAACCGCTTTAATCTCTTCAAGAGATTTTTTACCTAAATTTTTAAGCTCTTTAAGCTCATTTTCGTCCATTAATGCAAGCTCGCCGATAAATCTAATATCAGCTTTGTCAAGGCAGTTGAAACTTCTAGCACTTAAATTTAGATCTTCTACGCTAGAAAGTAGCTTTGAAAACTCGCCACCTGCACTTGAGCTAGCAACTGGAGTACTAACATCAATATCTAAAATTCCTTTAAATACTGACATTTGTTGATACATAGCTTCTAAACAATTTTTAAAAGCCTCTATCGGACTAACTTGACCATCAGTTGTTATAGTAAATACGATCTTTTCATAGTCTGGATCATCCTCAACCAAGACATTTTGTATATCATAAACTGCTTTTTTAACAGGTGTAAAGAAAGCATCGAGTGCGATATAGTCGTCTTCAATCTCTTCTCTGATCTCTTCACTAGGAACATATCCGATACCTTTTTGAATGATAACTGAAAAATTTAACTCAGCATCTTCGTTTATTGTAGCAAGGTATGCGTCTGGGTTAACGATCTCGACTAGATCATTATTTAGATCAGCCCCAGTTATCTCTTTTGGTCCTTTAAAGCTATACTCTATAACTTCGCGCTCACTGGTACTTTTTAATTTAAATCTGATCTTTTTCAAATTTATAATAAAAAAAGCTACGTCTTCTAGCATACCACGCATACTATCAAATTCATGGCTAACGCCTTTTATCTTTACACCAATAGGAGCAAAACCCACTGTGCTTGTGTAAAGAAGACGACGCAATGGGTGAGCCAAGGTAACAGCATAACCAGCCTCAAAAGGATATGCTGTAATGTTAGCAACATTTTCACTAACACTTTTAACTTCAATTTCAGTTGGCATATAAGCTGATGTAGTAATCTTTCTCATCTTTATACCCTCTATTATTTTGAATAAAGCTCTACTATAAATCTTTCCTCAACAGGAATGATAACCTCTTCTCTTTCTGGATTTCTAGTGAAAATTCCAAATTTTTTCTCTTTTTCAACATCTACCCAAGCAACAATACCAGTTTGTGCTGTAAGATCTATCGCACGAACAATTTGTGGATTGTTTTTAGATTTTTCAACAATCTCTACTTTTGCACCTGGCTCAACTCTGTAAGATGGTATATCTACTCTTTTACCATTTACTAAAATATGTCCATGAGTTACTAGCTGACGAGCAAAACGACGAGTTGTTGCAAAGCCCATTCTATAAACAACATTATCTAATCTTTGCTCTAATAGTTGAACCAAAAGAGCACCGGTATTACCTTCGCGGCGTGCTGCTTCTTGAAATAATCTTCTAAATTGTTTCTCAGAAACACCATACATAAATTTAGCTTTTTGCTTCTCGCGAAGTTGTAAGCCATATTCGCTTATTTTTGCTCTTCTTTGTCCATGTTGTCCTGGCGCATAAGGTCTTTTTTCAAAAGCACTTTTACCAGCAAGTCTTCTTTCGCCTTTTAACGCAAGAGACACACCAAGACGTCTTTCTAATTTTTCAACAGGTCCTGTATATCTAGCCATAATAATTTCTCCTATTTTTCTCTAATTATACGCGGCGGCGTTTTGGCGGTCTACAACCATTGTGTGGTAAAGGTGTAATGTCTTTAAAGAAAGATACCTTAATTCCTTCAACAGTTCCTACACTTTTAACAGCCGTTTCACGTCCGCTACCTGGACCTTGAACCTTAATACCAACTTCTTTTATACCATGCTCTTTTGCTTTATTTAGAGCATCTTCAACTGCCTGCTGAGCTGCATAAGGAGTTGATTTTTTACTACCTTTAAAGCCTAAGCCACCTGCACTACTCCATGCAATAGCATTTCCCATTTCATCAGTTACAGTTACCATAGTGTTGTTAAATGTTGCACTGATATAAACGATACCTTTGGCTATACTTTTTCTAACTACTTTTTTCTTAACAATTTTTCTTTTCGCCATTTATTATCCTTTAACCCTTGCCTTACTTAGTAGCTGCACCGACAGTTTTACGTCTGCCTTTTCTGGTTCTAGCATTAGTTTTAGTCTTTTGACCACGAACAGGAAGACCTTTTCTGTGGCGAAGACCTCTATAACTTCCAAGATCCATAAGAGCTTTAATATCCATAGCAACTTGTTTTCTCAAATCGCCCTCAACGATATGATGCTCTTGAATTTCTTTACGAATAGCTGCCGCTTCGTCTTCACTAAGCTCATAGACTCTCTTGTCGTAAGAAATTCCAGCTGCGTCAAGAATTTGACGAGATTTGTAAAGACCTATACCATATATATAAGTCAAACCATACTCTATTCTCTTTTTGTTTGGTAAATCTACACCTGCAATACGTGCCATGCCTTATCCTTGTCTTTGTTTATGTTTTGGATTTTCGCAGATAACACGAATTATGCCACTACGTTTGACAATTTTACATTTGTCACACATCTTCTTTACAGAAGGACGAACTTTCATTTTAGTCTCCTAAAAATTTATTCCACTTTTTTAGGGGCTGCATCAGGTCTAAAGAAAGAATTTAGACCAACTATTTTCAAAATAAGTGGGGAACTTTGAAAATAATTCTTCATACAGCTTTTCGCAAAGCTTGGATTTTACCTAAAACCAGCTTTAAATTTACTTAGCATATTTGCCACAAAATCAAATTTACTTATATCTATAAGTGATCCTGCCCTTGTCTAGGCTATATGGCGTAAGTTCTACTTTTACGCGGTCGCCAGGCATTATCTTTATATAATGCATTCTCATCTTTCCGGCGATATGACATAAAATTATATGTTTGTTGTCAAGCTCAACTTTAAAAGTTGCATTTGGCAGTGCTTCAACAACATTTCCATCAATCTCAATGACATCGTCTTTTGCCACAAATTCTCCTTTCTTTAAATTTTTCTCTAAATTTCACGCTTGACTTAAAATTTCGGCTTTGCCATTAACTATCGCCATGCAATGCTCATAATGGCTGGTTCTCAAACCATCTTTTGAGGTTACTTTCCAGTTATCACTTCCTAAAACTGGCGTACCATCTTTTTGGCAGATCATCGGCTCTATACAAAAAACCATTCCATCTTTTATCTTTGGTCCGGCTTTTAGATTATGCCCCTCAAGATAGTTTGGAATTTCTGGCTCTTCGTGTGGCCTTTTTCCTATACCGTGACCACAATATCCACGTAAAGGTACATAGCCTCTATCTAGTATAAATTTCTCAAGCTCGTAGCAAATTTCTTTAAAATGCATACCAGCTCTTATGATATCAATCGCAAAATATAGTGCATCTTTTGAGCAAGCGATCAAAGCCTCATCTTCTTTTGAAATTTTACCGACCCCAAAAGTCCTAGCCGAATCACCAAAATAGCCATCTAAATTTGAGCCAATATCAACGCTAACGATATCGCCCTCTTTTAGCTTGTACTCATTTGGAATTCCGTGGATCACCACTTCATTGACACTTATGCAAGCCGCATTTGGAAAGCCATAGAGCCCTTTAAAAGCAGGTTTTGCTCCAGCAGCCCTTATCATATCTTCGCAAATTTTATCTATCTCAAGAAGTGAAATTCCAGGTTTTATGATCGTAGAAACGTGATCAAGAGTTCGAGCGACGATCTTGTTCGCCGCTCTCATTTTCTCTATCTCAGCTGGTCTTTTTAGCGTGATAGCCATTTTATAGACCTACTGCGCTTAGAGTTTGGTATTTGTTTGTATAAGACTGAGCTTCTATACGCCTCATCGTATCAAGTGCTACTGAAACCACGATAAGCACTGATGTACCACCAAAATAAAATGGAACACCCATAGTCTTTACAAGTATCCAAGGCAGTGTTGAAATGATACCCAAGTATAAAGCGCCGCCCAAAGTTAGCCTACCAGCTACTTCATTTAGATAGCTAGCTGTACTCTCGCCTGGTCTAACACCTGGAATAAATCCACCTTGTTTCTTTAAATTTTCACTTATATCTTTTGTATTAAATACAATTGACGCATAGAAAAACGCAAAGAAGATAATAAATAAAAATGTTAAAACGTTAAACATATAGCCATTTGGACTTAAAAAGTCATTGATAGCTTGGATGATTGGATTTGTGCTAGCTTGCAAGATCGTACTTGGAAACATCAAAATCGCACTAGCAAATATCGGTGGAATAACACCGCTTAAATTTACTTTGATCGGTATATAGTTCATTATACGTTTGTTTTGATTTTCCATTATCACTTTTCTTGAGTAAGAAATAGGGATACGCCTTTCACCCATCTCAACAAATATAATAGCACCGATGGTGGCTAAGATGATCGCTAAAATAGCGATGACTGTTAGGAAATTCATCTCAGAGGTGTTTACTAAATTTACAGTTCCACCGATCGCACTAGGTATGCCAGAGACGATACCGGCAAAGATGATAAGACTTATGCCGTTGCCTATACCACGTTGCGTTATTTGCTCACCTATCCACATAAGTAGCATAGTTCCAGTTAGCATAGATACAGCAGAGATCGCGATAAATAAATTTATATCTATCATGATAGCTTGCTCGCCACCGCGTCCGCTTAAGCTTTGAAGTCCGATAGAAACACCGATTGATTGTACAAGAGTAATAACGATGGTTGCATAACGTATGATTTGCATATACTTTTGCATACCGTCACGCTCTTTTTTCATCTGACCTAATTTTGGAAATGTTGCTGCTAAAAGCTCCATGATGATCGAAGCTGTAATGTAAGGCATAATACCTAAAGAGATAATGCTTAAACGCTCAGCAGCTTTACCGCTAAACATATTAAATAAGCCCAAGGCATTACTATTATTTGAATTGAAGAATTCTTTAATTACGTCGACATTAACACCAGGAACTGGCACATAAGCCAGTATCCTGTATGCGAACAAAAATGCCAACGTGATTAAAATCTTGTTGGTCAGTGTTTTATCCATTATTTTGTTCCGCTAACGCTAACGTTCTCGTCTTTAATCTTAGAAGCAAGAGCTTTTGCGCTTGCACCGATTAGTTTTATCTTAGTAACGCTCTTTGAAATTTTATGAACGCTAGCTATTGTTGCTATTGAAATTTCAGCAAGCTCTTTTATAGCTGCAATTTTCTCGACATTAATAACATAAGGTTTTTCAAATTTAGAAGTAAAACCTACTTTTGGAAGACGCCTTTGAAGTGGTTGCTGTCCGCCCTCAAAACCTCTTTTCTCATTGTAGCCTTTTCTTGCTCTTTGGCCTTTGTTACCTTTGCCAGCAGTTTTGCCATTGCCGCTACCTTGACCACGACCTAATCTTTTGGTTGCATGAGTTGAACCTGCAGCAGGTGTTAATTTTTCTAATGCCATCTTAACTCCTTTCTCTTAGCTTTTTAGCAAACTAAGTGCTTTTATAGTAGCACGAACGACGTTTGCTGAGTTGTTTGAGCCAAGTGATTTAGTAAGGATATCCTTAATACCTGCAAGCTCGATAATAGGACGTGCACTACCACCAGCGATAACACCAGTACCTTCGCTAGCTGGACGAAGTAGCATTCTACTTGCGTTGTATTTTACCTCTACATCATGAGGGATAGTTGTGCCTTTGATCTTAACGTGGATAATATTTTTAAATGCGTCGTCAATTGCTTTTCTCATCGCATCTGGCACCTCTTTAGCTTTGCCATATCCAAAGCCAACTAGACCATTTCTATTACCAACAACAACTAAAGCTGTAAATCTAAATCTACGACCACCTTTAACAACCTTTGTAACCCGACCGATATCGACGATTACTTCTTCAAATTCTTCTCTATTATATTTTTCCATCGATTTTCCTTTGGGTTATAGCTTGATGCCATTTTCTCTTAAAGCTTCAGCAAATGCTGCGATAACGCCATGATACAAATAACCATTTCTATCAAAAACTGCAACATCTATCTTCTTAGCTTTTAAAGCCTTAGCAAATTCTTTAGCTAAAGTGACCGCACCTTCTTTATTTGCTTTTATGCCTATCTTTCTACCATCTACTGCAGCTAGTGTAGTAGCTGTAACGTCGTCAATCGCTTGAACATAAAGAGTTCTGTTTGATTTGAAAATAGAAACTCTTGGGCAAGTTGCAACACCAGAAATTTTACCTCTGATTCTTCTTTTTCTCTTAATTCTAAGAGCGATTTTTCTTTTTAGTACTTTTGCTGTCATTTACCGCCCCTTACTTCTTAGATGTCTTGCCCGCTTTGCGGATAATACGTTCTTCTAGATATTTAACGCCCTTACCTTTATATGGCTCAGGTGGTCTAAATCCTCTAACTTGAGCAGCCACTTGGCCTACTACTTGTTTGTCATCGCCTTTGATAGTAATAACGTTTTTCTCAACACTAGCTTCAACGCCTGCTGGTAGCTCATAGTTGATAAGGTGTGAAAAACCAAGAGAAAGCTCTAAAATTTTACCTTTTGCAGCTGCTTTGTAACCAACGCCGTTGATCTCAAGCTGGCGAGTGAATCCCGCAGTGATACCAGTTACGATATTATTAGCAAGTGCTCTATATGTTCCCCAGTAAGCTCTGCTTTGGCGATCTTCGCCTTTTGGAGCAAAAACTATATGACCATTTTCTATCTTGACATAAACGTGACCTTTTGTGTCAAGCTCTTTTATATGATTGCCCTTTTTAAATTTTAGGACATTATTTTCAACGCTAACGTCTACACCACTTGGGATAGCGATAGGCTGTTTTCCAATACGTGACATTTTTTTCCTTTACTTGTCTAGGGTGTTCCTACATTTACGAATAAACACCACAATGCCGTAAATTTTATCGTCAAATTTGACGAAACCTTCATTTGAATTTCTAAATTTAGCTTTGGCAAAATCTAAAATTTTACCAAGCTAAAAATTTAACCTTACCTTCATAAGGTTAAATAGCGTTTAATACAGTTTATTACCAAACTGTACAAAGAACTTCGCCGCCAACGCCAGCTTTACTTGCTTCAATACCGCTCATAACGCCTTTACTTGTGCTAACGATAACTGTTCCGTAACCATTTTTAAAACGCTTAATGTCGTCTTTGCCTTGATAAACACGGCGACCAGGTTTTGAAACCCTTTTAAGCTCATTTATAACGCTTCTGCCGTACTCATCATACTTTAAAACTACGTTTATAAATTTCTTGTTACCTTCTTCAATAACGTTGTAGCTCTCTACATAGCCTTTTGCTGCAAGGATAGAAAGAGTAGCCTCAACAACCTTAGAATGAAGCAATTTCGCAGTTTCAAGCTTTCTCATACTTGCATTTCTAATGCGTGTTAATCCATCTGATATTAAATCGTTTAACATTTCTCTTCCTTACCAACTTGCTTTTTTAAGACCAGGTATCAGGCCTTCGTTAGCCATTTTTCTTAGGCAAACACGGCAAATTCCAAAATCTTTATAAACAGAGTGCGGACGACCGCAAATTTGGCATCTAGTATAGCCGCGAACCGCAAATTTTGGCTTGCGCGCAGCTTTTGCTATCATTGATTTCTTTGCCATTTTACTTTCCTTTTGCAAACGGCACACCAAATAGCTCTAGCAATTTGAATGCCTCTTTATCATTTTTAGCCGTAGTAGCAATCGTAATATTCATACCATGAGTTCGTAAAATTTTATCATACTCAACCTCTGGAAACATTAGCTGCTCACTAAGACCGAAGTTATAGTTTCCACGTCCATCAAAGCCATTTTTTGGAAGACCACGGAAGTCTTTAACTCTTGGGAGAGCAACGCTGATTAGCTTATCTAAGAAAGCATACATTTGCTCTTTTCTCAAAGTTACTTTGATACCAACAGGGAAACCTTCGCGAACTTTAAAGCCAGCAACTGATTTTTTAGCATCAGTGATAACTGCTTTTTGTCCAGCGATAAGTGAAATGGTATCAGCCATATTTTGAAGCACTTTCTGATCTTTAGCAGAGTCTCCAGCGCCTACACTGATCACAATTTTCTCGAGTGCAGGGATAAGCATTGGATTTTTGATGTCAAATTCTTTTACGAGAGCTGGCTTGATAGTTTCGTTAAATTTATTTTTTAATCTACTCATATCTCTTATCCTTCAACTTTCGCGACGTTTGATATGTCAATTGGCATCTCTTTATTTACGTGACCACCATTTGGAGTTTTTTCGCTTGGTTTGATAGCTTTTTTAGCTATTTTGCATCCCTCAACTATAACCTGACCTTTTTTTGCAAGAACTGTTAAAATTTTACCAGTTTTGCCTTTATCGTCACCAGCGATGATCTTAACGGTATCGCCTTTTTTGACTTTAAATTTTACATTAGCCATTATAAAACCTCCGGAGCTAGCGAAACAATCTTCATAAAGTTAGCATATCTAACTTCACGTCCAACTGGTCCAAAAATACGAGTGCCGACTGGCTCTTTTTTGCTATCAAGTATAACAGCTGCGTTCTCGTCAAAGCGGATTAGCGAACCATTATCTCTTTGAACCTCTCTTTTAGTTCTTACAACAACAGCTTTTACAACCTGTCCTTTTTTGATCTTACCATTTGGAAGAGCTTTTTTAACAGAGCAAACTATGATATCACCAAGTGTAGCGTATCTTCTTTTGCTGCCGCCAAGAACTTTTATACACATTAATTCTTTTGCACCGCTGTTATCAGCAACTGCAAGTCTTGTAAAACTTTGAATCATTACTCAACTCCCTTTGCCAATACAGCTTTTAAGCGAAAATTCTTGCGAGCTGAAAGTGGTCTGCACTCAACTGCAACAACTGTATCGCCTGCTCTTGTCTCATTTTTCTCATCATGAACTAAATATTTTTTAAAGCGTTTTACAAATTTATGGTATCTTGGGTGCATAACGCGTCTTTCTACCAAAATAGTAGCTGTTTTATCTCCAGCTTTTTGTAAAACAACACCTTGAATTTCTCTTTTTAATGCCATTTTACGCCCCTTGTCTTGTTGCACTAATTGCAGTGTTGATCTGAGCTATCTCTTTACGAACAGCACTAATCTCATTAGGGTTGCTTAACTGCATAGTTTTTAGCTTTTGTCTTAAAGTAAACAAAAGCACCTTTTTCTCTTTTAGCAACGCGTTTAATTCTGCAACGCTCTTATCTTTTAACTCAGTATATTTCATTTTCACTCTCTCGCGTTACAAATTTTGATTTGAAAGGAAGTTTGTGTAAAGCCAAAGTTAGAGCTTCACGAGCTAACTCTTCGCTAACACCAGCCATCTCAAATATTATACGACCAGGTTTGATATTCATAACCCACTCTTCAACTCCAGCCTTACCTTTACCCATACGAGTTTGTAGAGGTTTTTTAGTAAGTGGCTTATCAGGGAAAACCCTAATCCAAATTTTAGCCTGTCTTTTTACGTGACGAGTTAGAGCTTGACGAGCAGCTTCTATTTGGCGAGAATTTATTCTACCAGCTTCAACGGCTTTAAGTGCAAATTCGCCAGTTGCTAAAGATGCTCCACGAGTCGCATAACCACGGTTGCGACCTTTCATCTGCTTACGAAATTTCGTTCTTTTAGGCATCAACATAATTATTTACCTCTTCTTGCTCTACGTGTTTTCTTAGGTGCTTCTTCTTCAGTTTTCTCAGGCTGAACACCTTTTTGAAGAACCTCACCTTTAAAAATCCATACTTTAATACCTATGTTTCCATAAGTCGTATGAGCCTCAGCTACACCATAATCTATCTTTGCTCTAAGAGTATGAAGCGGAACGCGACCTTCTAGATACCACTCGGTTCTTGCCATCTCAGCACCACCTAAACGACCGGCAACTGAAATTTTGATACCTTTAGCGCCTGATTTTTGAGCACCTTGGATAACTTTTTTCATAGCACGTCTAAATGCGACACGCTTTTCAAGTTGCATAGCTACGTTTTCAGCAGCAAGTTGAGCTGAAGCTTGAGCTTTTCTTTCTTCTTTGATATTTACATTTACTTCTTTACCGATAAGTTTGCTAACTTCGTTCTTTAGGTTTTCAACATCTTGACCTTTTTTGCCGATGATGATACCAGGACGAGCTGCAACTACGGTTACACGAAGTTTTTTAGCCGTTCTTTCGATTAGAATTTGGCTGATTCCTGCATAGTAAAGTTTTTTCTTTAAAAATGCACGAATTTTGTAATCTTCACCGATGTTTTCAGGAAGACTTTGTTTGGTTGGAAACCATCTAGATTCCCAGTTGCGGTTAATTCCTAGTCTAAGACCTATTGGATTTACTTTTTGTCCCATATTATGCTTCCTTCTTTTCAGGTTTAGATACTTCTACCATTACATGAGAAGTAGGTTTGCGAATTTTGCTCGCTGTTCCTCTTGCTCTTGGTCTAAATCTCTTTAATACAGGACCAGCGTCAACGCGGCAACTAGTTACTACAACCTCTTCTGGCTCAAATCCGCCATTTGCTACTGCTGAGCTAATAGCGTTTGCTATAAATTTAGCACCACGATTTGGCATAAACTGCAAGCTTGCAAGTGCTAGCTCGGCATTCATACCTTGAACTTCTCTTGCTATAAGTCTTGCTTTTGTAGGAGAAAGTCTTACGAATTTTATAATTGCTCTACTCATATTATCTCCCCTTACTTGCCGATTTTCTTTTGCACTGAGCCTTTGTGACCCTTAAATGTGCGTGTTGGAGCAAATTCGCCAAGTTTATAGCCTATATGATTTTCTGTAACATATACAGGAATAAAGCTCTTGCCATTATGAACGTTAAATGTTAGTCCAATCATTTCAGGTACAATCGTGCTACGTCTTGACCAAGTCTTGATTGGTTTGTTATCGTTTGCATTTTTTGCGGCAATAACTTTTTTCATTACATGATCATCTACGAAAGGACCTTTTTTGAGTGATCTTGCCATCTCTATTTTCCTTTCCTTCTTGAAATTATAAGCTTATCGCTAGCTTTTTTACGGCGAGTCTTAGCACCTTTAGTTGGTTTACCCCATGGAGTAACTGGGTGACGGCCTGAATTTTTCTTACCTTCACCACCACCGTGTGGGTGATCAACTGGGTTCATAGCAGAACCACGTGTTTGTGGACGGATACCGCGGTGGCGATTACGTCCAGCCTTACCGATAGTGATGTTAGCCCAGTCTTCGTTGCCAACTACAC
This window harbors:
- the rpsC gene encoding 30S ribosomal protein S3, with the translated sequence MGQKVNPIGLRLGINRNWESRWFPTKQSLPENIGEDYKIRAFLKKKLYYAGISQILIERTAKKLRVTVVAARPGIIIGKKGQDVENLKNEVSKLIGKEVNVNIKEERKAQASAQLAAENVAMQLEKRVAFRRAMKKVIQGAQKSGAKGIKISVAGRLGGAEMARTEWYLEGRVPLHTLRAKIDYGVAEAHTTYGNIGIKVWIFKGEVLQKGVQPEKTEEEAPKKTRRARRGK
- the rplV gene encoding 50S ribosomal protein L22; this encodes MSRAIIKFVRLSPTKARLIAREVQGMNAELALASLQFMPNRGAKFIANAISSAVANGGFEPEEVVVTSCRVDAGPVLKRFRPRARGTASKIRKPTSHVMVEVSKPEKKEA
- the rpsS gene encoding 30S ribosomal protein S19, translated to MARSLKKGPFVDDHVMKKVIAAKNANDNKPIKTWSRRSTIVPEMIGLTFNVHNGKSFIPVYVTENHIGYKLGEFAPTRTFKGHKGSVQKKIGK